A window of Eubalaena glacialis isolate mEubGla1 chromosome 11, mEubGla1.1.hap2.+ XY, whole genome shotgun sequence genomic DNA:
GGTCGGACTGACAACCCCAGACAAATGGACtaacccctgcccccagccccccacgaGCAGGCGGAGGAGCCAGCACTTCTGTTCCCTGCCACGTGCAGCTTATTTCCAGGGGCCCTCGGTACAGCAGGGAGCAGTCCCGCAGACGGGGCCACGCTGCTCCGACACGGGAGCAGGTGTCCTGCCACGTGTCACGGGGGGAGGGGCCGCTCACGGCGTCAGCCGGGGCCCCGTCACAATTCCTCAGCCAAGCGCCGGGAGACAGGCCGCCTAAGGGCAGCTCCCACACTTCCCCGGGTCCCGAGTAAGACAGCATTGCAACGGGCCTCGGTGTCCCTGCGTGTGGAGCGCGGCTGGGACCCCCTGCCCGCCAGCAGTGAAGCAGGAACAGGCAGCAGCCGTAGCCGGCAGCGATCGTACAAATCCACAGGCACACACGGCGCACAGGAAATACAACCGATGCAATGAAACTGTGGTCAACCTtagcaataaaagaaataaaagcgtAAAATGTGCACCTTTCCAATGGGAGAAATGTGTTTTGTTAGGTTTTTTAGTAACGCCTCGTGCTGGCAAGACATGGGAGACGGAGTCCCCCTCACACAGCTGCAGGAGTGTAAACTGGACATCTTCCTGGAGAACACGTGGGTGATTTACATCGTTTGTCTTTAAAATGGTCATACCCTTTGACCCTAACAGTTCTCCAGGAACTTATCAAAAGTGTAGGAATTTTCACTGTAGCGTTATTTATAGTTGTGAAAATATGCTCACAATGATAACTATAATCTAGTCTCACaatgaaattacatttaaaacCATGCTTTTAAAGACAGCTTGATGACAGGAAAATGCTCACAGTAtaatattaagggaaaaaaatcagcccAAAAACTTGACGTGTATTGCAATCCCAGTttgttaattaataaataaataagcgaATTAACCAAAATTCACAGCAGTAGGACTACAGGTGATCTTGCTTTCCTGAACTATAGCCTCTATCACCCACATCTCGTACGATGACAGAGCCCTTGCGGGTGTGCAGGACAGAAGCAAACCGGAAGCCAGAGCAGGTAGACGAGGGGTCCTGAGGGGCTGGCGGCAGCGCCCCGTCCCAGGCCCTCCGCGTCTCGTTCCAGCGGGGAGAGGAGCCTCCGCGAGCAGACAGCACCTTTCCTGTGACGGGCCCTCTGCTGGGAGGTGACAGCTCGTGCCACAGCACGGCAGCAGTGCAAACACGCCTGCGCCTCTGCCCGCGCTCGCGCCTCCCGCCCCGGCGCCCGGCCGCACCTTGCTCTTGTCCTTCAAATCCAAAGACTCCATGGGCTTGTCGTGCTGCTGCCCGAAGAGCTCCAGCAGGTTGTCGTAGTTGGTGGTCAGCACCATGGTGCCCCTCTCCATCAGGCTTAGGATGGACTGCAGCACCAGCGGGCTCTGGATGTGCTGCTCCAGGTTGTCGAAGACCTCCAGCAGGCAGTCCTGGAAGAAGTTGGGCTTGGTGTCGCCCGTGCGCTATGGAGAGGTGGACCCGGAGTTACAAAACCGCCATCTCTCAGCCACCCCCGAGCACCTAGGCAGGAGACAGTACTCTAGGCGCCAGGGATgcagtggttttttaaaaaagagagaaaacggCTGACCTTGTAGAGTTTACTGAAaccctgggggagggaggcaggtaaCGTGCCAACACGTCAGCAGTGATCAACGCTGCGGGGAAGCCCAGCAGAGAAGGGGGCTCGCTGCCGCGCGGCAGAGGGTAAACAGGCCAGCGGGCCCCGGGACGGCCTCAGCAGAgcgcggagggagggagggaggcagctcTGGAGAGGGGGGTCCAAGCGGGGCAGGAGCCAGCGCGAGGCACCGAGGTCAGAGCACAGGTGGGGCTGAGGGTGGGCGAGGGGCCCTGGTCTCCGGAGAGGAGTGAGGGCACGTGTCACAGGTGAGGTCAGACAGCTGACCTGGAACCAGATCACGTGGGGCCCTGAAGACCATAGTGAAGACCGGGGCTCCCTCCCCACTCCGCGAGAGCCACAGAGACACTGGTCTCCTCCTCCTTGCTGCTCTAGGGAACTGGATGAAAGACAGCATGTCATGCTGCTGAGAGGCCCAGCAGGGTTAGGAGTGGGACTGGGCCCCTGGATGTAGCACCAAAGGTCACTGGTGGCCTTGACCAGAGAGGCTTCGGGGGAGCCCGGCCGGGCTGGGTTCCGAGGGGTGGCGGGCAGCGGGCAACAGCGAACACAACAGCCCCGGAAGAGCTGTGCTGTGAAGGGATCAGAGAAACGGGGTGCGGCACCAGGAGGGTGCTTCATGCACTCCCACATGCACGCCCCTCAGCCAGTCTTGCCCCGGGGCCAGCAGCGCGGGCGGGAGAGCCTGACCCGGCCCGTGCGTTCACACGAAACGCCTCTGCcggcccctgccccccccccccccgcgcccccGTCACCACCGCCATCAGCCTCGGGAGCGTCCACCAGAGTCCCCCACGTCCTCCCAGGTGGTCGCTCATCCCAGGGCTCAGCGCTCCCTCTTCCGACTCTCCTATCCCTGCCCGCTCTGGAGACCCCCGCTGTTCCCGCTGTTCCCGGGGCTGCGCCATCAGTGAGCCCTCATCTTCGCACGCTTCTGTGAGCCTTCGCCTCATTCTGCCCTGAAGACCAGCTCCCCACGTCCCTGGCACCCGCACACTCCGGACCAGGGAGGATGCGAGGGTGGCACCCGCTCGCTGCCGAGTCTCTCCAGCTGCGCTTCTGTCACAGTTCACGCTGGGTTCACATCCACGCAGCTGATCCTTCCTATATCACAGCCTCTAAATGCCTCCATCGCCCTCCTCCAGCGATCTTGTCCCATCTCCGCCATCCACACCCCAAACCTTATCAGGACCAGCAGCGGGACCCTTTCCAGAACCCCTGGCCCgcctctccctccacctgcccAACTCTTAGCACCCCGGCTCCCAGGGGACTTCACCCCACCAGGACCCATGGCACTGACCCActgtctctccctcccccgcCAGCCTAACTTCCCCCATTACGCAGCCGAGATTCCATAATGTAACACTACAGTTACTCCTGAAATTCGCTTTCATCTTCCCCGCCCTTCCCtggctttgctgaaatccttggGCAAAACCCCAGCCCTGACAAAACCAGCTCTCCACTTACTCCGCACCTGTTCCCGACCCGCTGCACACGAGGAAAACACAACCGTTCTGACTGCCTCacttgaactctttttttttatggaaggtctcaaaaatacacaaaagtaaaGAGGAGAATAAGATAAAGCTCCAAATATTCATCTCCTTGATTAAACAAGCATCAACCTAGCTGGCCTCTATTCGAACGAATGGCCTCAGAAGGAGCCTCAGGGCTCCTTCTCTGGTCCATCGactctgccccttcctcccctgACAGGGCTCAGCAACTTCCTTTAGAAAGGGCCTGAGAGCAaactattttaggctttgcggGTCACACAGTCTCTGCTGCCAGTACTCAACTCTGCCCTGAAGCATGAAAGCAGCAGCCCTAGACATTGTGTAAAGGAACGcagaactttatttacaaaaacaagcagcagCCAAACCCTGCCCTATGATGCTAGTTCCCCTTATTAATACAACACCCATACCTGGCATCGTCACCCAGCTAAAACGACTTCCCAGACTCTGGTAAAGCCACATATGGCCACATGTACAACTCCGGCCAATGCCATGAAAACAAAGTGACTTGCATGTCAGCCCCCGTAAGGGAGGACGCACGGCCCCTCTGTCCCCTTCCCACTAGCTGGCAGGCACACATCATTTACCGCAGGAGTCGGGGCAGCTAACCTTGAGTACGAGGTGCGGGCTGCACGGTGAAGACGGCGGAGCCATAAACGTGGGCCCGGGTTCCCTACACCGTCAAGCCCCTGCGCTCCCCTGGGGCTGCCTGCCCAAATGTTTATGTGAGAAATGTAAACGCAATCACAGTCAAGCCATGTACTTTTGGGTTTCTTTCTGCAGCAGCCGAAGCTCTGCGTACTAGTTTTCAGGCTTTCTTCTCGGTTAACTAACCCTCAACATCTCCCCACCCCAACTCTCAGATGACGGCTATACTTCTTCAACAAACCTAAGGGGAAGAAAGCTGCCTCGGGCCTCGGCCACAGCGTCTAGCTCCCTGCATGCGTCCTGTACGATGACGACCTGGCTGTGACCTGTGTGAGCTCAGCCCTTTCTGCACCCGCCCCACTGGCTCCAGGGCATCACTCAGTGAGTGTCCCCTGTATCACCAACCGCTCTTCCTCTGCTAGATCCTTTCCACCTGCAGACAAAGAAGCTCCATCTTCTCCCATCTTACAATGTTTGGGAAGCCCTGGTCATGTGAAGGGATGCGGCTGGCCTGCTTGGACCAAACGCAGACCTGGCTGCTCCGTCCCTTCGCTAAACGAGGGTGAGATCACCAGGCTGGTCCCCAGAGCAGCACGGCGACCTCCCTGAGACAAGCCCCCTATCCAGGTTCTGTTTAACATGGACTGTTTTAGGAGCCCACACTGTGCTCGGCACCCCGTCTGTTTAAAGGGACGATATTCTGATGAACTGAAAGATTTCTGGCTTGTCAGCCCAACTTGGTGAGAAACAGACACGATGCAGGCTTGGAGAAATCTAAACGCTAGACTCATTCACCAACCTGGCCCAGAGCCAAGGCGTCCCCAGTGAGACCTGACGCACTTGTGTGAAAAGACTTACAGGGGACATCTTCCGGATCAGGTCATGGGCGACAACCAGCAGGTCCCCGTCCTTGGTCACCTTCCTGCGGAACTCGGCCACATCCCCGGGGTGCAGCACCTCGAGCTGCTCCGCGGCCTCGATGATGGCCTCGATGCAGCTCCTCCACGAGCACAGGGCGGGGATCCCTGGGGCCACGGCGGCACTGACTCCCGTCCCAATGACCAGGAGCAGTTCCTGGGGCTGTTTCCGGatgaggctttttaaaaactttctactAAAAACAAGGGAGGGAAAGAATGAAAGCCAACATGGAAGTACTGCAACCACGAAGAAAACAATGTAGTCTGGGAACATCCGTGAGGCGTCAGGTCAAACACAGCCCGTGccggacacaaacacacacgcatcATCCCCCCACTTACAGTAACCGCAAGACGGAGCCtgtgtacttttctttttgtgtattaatCTCACATGTTCTACCCTCATTCCTAAGGGACTTGGGACAGTACTGTCTTATTCATCTCGAGTCCCCCATAGTGTTGAGCACACGTTTAAGTGATATGTATTTGTGAACAAGAAATCTCAGcaatttaaattcctttaaaactGCAAAGAGCTTGTAAATACAAACTATGATGATAAAATGATCCCTGATTACagggacagaaaagaaaattcctgGCAAAATGCTGGTCCTCTGCAACCCACTCCCCGGCAAGCAGCTCCTTTTCCTGCGTCACTTTACAGAAGTGTAACCCGCCCACTCCCAGTCAGAGGTTTCTTTCCTGTGAAACGTGGCACCCCCAGCCTTAGACGTGACCCTCTGGTCACCTGCTGCTCGGTATGGAGGCCAGGCGACAGTCGCCTCCTTGGGCAGAAAGAGAGCTGCCTCTGCGAACGTTCCTTACTTTGGAGCAAAGGGTAGTTACCTGGCCCCGGAGACGCCCTCCCCAGCCGGTGTTCTCACTTCACTCACCCTCCCAGCTaccaaataacatataaggaGACTTGTGATGGAAGCTATACACCTGTTTGAGGGTGCAGTTGACTTCATTTACCTTGATTTTTGTTCACTTCTGTTTGTTGTCTTTTCCACGGAATCCATCTGTGAATCCTAAAGAGATTCAGAAGCAATCGGTCAGAAGCGACTTCTACTTCCCAGATGAAAGTTCTTTTATTAGTACCCTGGAAGAGAGATGAGGTGGAATTAAAATCAAAGGTCCTGGAGCTTTCTTTAAATTAGAATAACTGAAAAGCATCGTATACAAAAACGTACATCCAAAATGGTTCCTAAGCCCCCATTCCTAATTCTGTGACTTAACAGGCCAGGCAAAGTCTCAGACCCAGATTCTGCGAAGCTCGACACTGGAGGGAAAATGAAGGGAAACTAGTGTGAGGGAGCGCAGGTGGTGCAGTGGCTCAGCACTGGGTGTGTTCACTGCCCCTTCATGACTCTGCTCCAGAACCGCTTCCAGGTGACACGAACACAAACGACTTATCACGGAAGGAAGACAACGCAATGGCACGATAAAGTAAGCCACACACGGGTTTCCAGGACTATCCGAGCTCTCGAGGGTACCGAGCGGTGCACTGAGACGGACCACGACACGCCCAGCAAGTCTTCCGAGGAGACGCCAGGCCTCCCCTTGGCCGTACTGAAATCCAGTCCAAAGGAATAATCGAAGTAAAAGGTCAATTCTTAGCTTACATAAAACACGGCTCTCGAATCAGCTAGGTCTCTATTGCCAAACTATCTCCATGTTCTATCATTTTTCCAGAATCATATTCCCCCCCCCCAATTCTCTACCTAACATTTACTGCAAAGAAGGAAATATACagcaaaataaagattaaaaagccCATAATCCTACTACCTACAAGcaatgactgttagcatttgtaGAGTTCCCTCTagactttttcctttaaaatttttacatcaTTTGAGACCATAGGTCATATCCTACttttttcatgcattttaatAAAAGCATTTCTCTTATGTTATTCAAAACTATTCCTAAATGTAAATGTAATAGCAACATACATGAAAGTCTATCTTACTGATATGCTATCATTTACTTTACCTACCTCCCCAATGTAAGGCATTACTATAACACTCTGACAACCATCTCTGTGCACAAAGTTTTCATctattttgaaatcatttatttAGGAGAGATTTCTGACAAGCAGAATTGCTCAGTTAAAGAATATGAACTCTGTAAAATATCTCAGCACATTACcgccaaactgctttccagaaaAGTGGTCAGCAGAATACATAAGTGCCTGCTTTGCATAGCCTAACCAGCACTAATTGAAAACCACCTTTTCACATgtataatctcttttttttccccctaaattagAATTAGGTCACCAAAAATAATTTTCCAGGGGAAGGAAACCAGGCTTAATCAGTCTATGAGCATCTTTAGATTTTAAAGCTAAACAGGATCGTAAGAATATCCCCTGGAAATGCACACAGAACTCTGCGTAGGTGCCTGCGCACATTTCCCTCCCGCTCATGGGAAAGGGTTCAGAGCGCCCTTCAAACTCCCAAAGGTGTCTGTGACCTTTCCCCAAACGTTAAGAGAACAGTCTGTAGGCGAGGAAAGTGCTGTTCCCTGATGCCTGTCACCTGCCCAAGGCTGGTGCTCAGCCCTAACCCCTTCCCGCTATGGAGTTACTATCTGAGTCATCAAAGGTCAgactgtttcatttttgtttttttctactaGATATTTTCTaaggaaaggaataaatattGAGGTTTTCCACTATATTATATAATCCCGAGTATAAGCAACCTTGGGCCCGGCCTGGAGATTTCAATGACTGACCTAACTATTCACCGATCCTCAGTTTTAACAGCTATGAAATAGGAAATCTTGCTAACTGACCGAGTTTTGAAAGCTTGGGAACCTCTCACAGGAAAGATGCTCCGGATTCAACCTCTGGAGTCACAGAGCTCAGGAGGCCACAGACTTCCTTTCTCAATCTCCCACTGCAGGACGGAACTCAGAGTTCTTCCTGTTCAATCCTATATGAAAGGTTAATACGAGATGCTTACCGGCTGACTATTCCAATTGCCCCCCAATCCTGCTCCCCTAAATAATCTACATCACTTGAAAATAGTTACTCCTTCCCACCTGGAAAGGAGTCTTTTACCTCATCCTGCTCTAcaaaacattttagaatattttttaaacagtcaCTGGTCAACCAATGACTTAAGAAATCACATGCCCCAAACTGTCACCATTgtgaagaacttttaaaaaatccctctCTAGTTCTTTCAATTATTGTTCAGCTGCTTTCGATGCTCCATATATATATGAAGATAGATACAAATGGAAAACCTAAACATTGAATTTACACATCTGCAAAAAAGTATGAACAAATTAAACTTTTGTGGGCTGGACTTAACTCCAAAATTAAGTGATTTCAAAGTTTTCCAAAAGAACAAGTTATCACTCCAAGTACTGAGCACTTATATAACAGGTGACAGCTTGCACTCCTGGGTGGTGGTTTGCTGGCTTAAGCGCTCAAAACTCATTCTCCTCCTGAGTGTGATGAAGGCCTGGAGCCGGCTCCGCAGCACGTCCAACAGAACCGCACATGCTTCAAACTCAATAGGCAGGTGAGCCTCTAGACTTTAATACCGATGGGTGTCTTTAAGGATCAAAGTAGCCAACACAGAAAGTACCCAATTACATTAAATCTCAACACAATAACTATGTAATGATGAAATGCATAGCTGCCCATATTTAGACATTTACAGTTCATTATAACACTGCATGTTGAAAGACATTACCTCATTTCCTGTTCTTTCAGCAGCATAATTATCCGAGCCAAATCTCACAATGACTTAGCAAGTACCCCAAATCTCTCCTTGTTTTTAAACCAAGGGCCAAGCAGGAGATCTCCCTCCAAAGCACTCAGTGCCCGATCCTAGAAGTTTCTGTAGGTGGGCAAGCCTCTGGGGTTCTGCTCCCATCCCCAACACCATTCCTCCAAGCCAGTCAAGTTCCAGACAACAGGAACAAAAGCCTTCAGAGACCTTTCAGACACTGCATCTTTTGGTTTCCTTGGTGATGATGTCGTCACCACAGTTTGCAGGCCCAAAGCCAAGTCATCATGgcaacccattttttttttcaaggacctATCAGCATTTTCTGAAAGCAAAATCAGGCCCCAACACAGATTTGTATAAGCAGTTCCTGTCCTTTTTATTTAAAGCCATGAATAAAAGTCTGAATAGGATATTTTCTGCTTAAAATCTGAGATCATGAGTATTTTATGAACTTCAGAGTAGCCAGAGACTGCCTTATCCTTTGAATCCCTAGCGTCCagcactaaataaatgttcaCCAAACTGAGTCTAATGCAAAACAGAGTAAACTACAAACACCAAACTTGTTATTTACAGCTAGCAAAACAAAGTCCCGCTCCCCAACTCCCTAACTCCACTGCGCCAGATTGTCAGTGACTTCCCCGCCCCCGCTCCATCATGCCTCCTGGTCCCCTGGCCCTTGTGTAGTCAGTCCTGCTCTCACTGACTCCGGGCTTGGTCATATGACTTCTTTGGCCAATAGGATGTCGGCAAACAAGCAAGCTAGCATTTGATAAGCACGTTGACACTGGAGCCTGCCCTCTTGGAACTCAGCCTCCTAAAGCCCAGTCTAGCCTCCTGGACGGCCACCGATGGAGAGCACACCAGCTGACAACCCAGCACCATCCACTCGACAAGCTTGCAAGGCTATGAGGGACCGTTCAATGCCAGGCAAGCAGCCAGATAACCACAACTGCGTGAGCGACCCCAGCTAGGCCAGCCGGAGTCCTACTGAACCAGGCCCAGGTGCTGATCTCCAGAACTGGCCGTTCTTTGAAGCACTCATTACCGTCCTACACAGCCAGAAAGAGCAGAGGgatgggaaaaaagacaaaagtatcaaagaccaaaaaaaaagagcacagatCAATGAGTGAAAGGGTCCATAAAGTtttgagggggagggagaaaatattcgTCAATAATagtattttagggacttccctggtggtccagtggtgagactccatgctcccaatgcagggggcccgggttcgatccctggttggggaactagatcccacgtgcatgccgcaactaagagttcgcatgccacaacgaagatcccacatgccaaaactaagacccagtgcagccaaataaataaataaatattttttaaaaaagaatagtattttattacaagtagcataataaaaaacttaaaacGAATCACTTTCTATTATAAATTATACCTTCACTTAAGTACAAACCCTGAATTAGAAGTTTCCAGTCTGTGGGACCCTGAAAAATATTCTTAAGAAAACTTCTTAACTTCTTCCTATAAATAATCACATGGGTTTTGAGTGGTATAAAAGAGCATGGAGATGACAACTCCCAAGTTGTACAGCCCCAGATTACAATGAAGGAAGAGGGGCCTACAGTAGACATATGCTCAAAATATATTCCTTACACAGGGACATCGCAAATGTTCATGAAAATTTCCAAATGCTCGCTTTGAACTCACCTGTACCCAATCCACAGTGATGGAATAAGATGCCCCCAGAATTTGTGGAAAAAGTCAGGTCACTGTGACTACAAATGACTTGATTAATGTAAAGGCCTGGCAACACAGCTAGCTCTGGTATTACCACCCTGCTACTGTTACAGAAGTAACCCACACTAAGAAATGATTTATAAATCTGCTACTCACAGGAGACAGGAGACCTGAAATATTAATACTAGTATTAAATGTAATCCCTGTAGCCAGTGTGGTTCCTAAGGACTGGAATGTCCTTAAATGAGGCCAAACCAATTGCCCTGTGACTACACCCAGGCCGGTCTGGAGGCCTCCGGCCATAAAGCAAGCTCTTCCCAGCTCCATCAGCATATCGCAGAGGAGTGCCTGGGGCTATAGCTCACTGACACTGACACACCTGGTCCTTAACATCATCCTGCTTGCCCTTTACACTAACTTGATTCCCTCAAACTGCCTTTTTCATGGCAATCTGGTTCCCCATGTTGATTTGGGAGGGGGGCCACAGAAGAAGAAATCATTGGGCAACAAGAGGAAGTTTTCAAGTACACTTGACAGACTTCTAACCACTAATGAATCATCTGGGATCTGGTTGGTAGAGGTATTTCTGGCGAGTTTGGTTAGCATAAGAAGGTTCACCTGAGCTGAAAACAAGGTgcaaatggacaaaaattaagCTTCCAGAACTGCAAAGGAGAGGTTTGCCCTGAAACCACAACACCTGGGGCTCTGGTGGAGAAAACACAGGATCTGGAGACAGGAGACACCACCATATCCCCAGCCCCGAGATcgctctgaacctcagtttccaaatctgtcaaatgggaatgcCATCATCCACATCACTGATTGTTGTGAAGGTTTTGAGTGAGTCAAATATCTGAAAGGCACTTAACCTTAAGATGTTTATCTATTACTATAAACAACCTCAGCAGCCAGCTGCTCTCCCTCAGCAACAGGAAGCTTTCAGTTCAACACTACTTCTCCACAATGACATATTCATTTAACCTGGATTCTGGTAAAACTTAACCCAGTCATTACTAGTAAGAGATCTTCAGGATGAATTGTTTTCTTCAAGTTACAGGAAATACAAAACCTTAATTTGAAAACATGCTACTTAACGAATCACTTTTTATTCAGTCAAAATAAActgcagggggaaaaaatcctTATTTTGTAATGATCAAAATGTGTTCCTTTGCTTCTTGAAACCAGTGCCTCCAAACAGAGTTGCTTGGGCACATAAGCTCAAAccaagaaaacaacaaaacccgCCActagtaaaaaaatttaaaggccaCAATTTAGTTCAAAAAGCAACATTAATTACTGACACCTATTAGATTCAAGGGCAAacactaagcactttacatgcattctCATGTAAAGCTCTCAACAAGCCTGTGACGTGGCTCTTATTATTACCTCTCACCTGGCCAACGCTGACATTAAACCCTTTTAAGAGGCCAACCACCATGCTAAATGGAGTCTTGCACGTTTTCTCCAATCATCAGTGCAGCTCAGGAGGGCAAGCAAATATACCTGACATTTTACTAGGAACACTGCCAACATGTGAAGTGGTCACTGGTTAATAGTTTGTCCATCAGATGTGACATGCTGCACAACTCAAATAGACACGTTACTTAACAATAAGCCAATAATGGCTTATTAAAATGTACCAATGCAGAGGCCAAATGCTGAAGCACCAGCATTTATCCATCCCAGGAGGAATAAGAGATGTTCTAAAAAGTAAACCTCCAGTGAAATctaaaattatagaattttagagctggaggGATCTTAAAGGTTCTGCGATGTCAAATACCCTAAATAACAGGTGTGAAAATTGAGACTGAGAGGCAGTGACTTGGTCAAGGTCCCCTAGGGAGTCCGGGGACAAGCTATAAACTCATTCCTGGCTTATGTCCCATAATCTTGCCACTATCCCGGGCACCAGCTGGTCCATTGTGACCCCAAAACTTCATGTAAGGTACTCATTTGTACCTCTTTTTACGACCTAGCTTTACAAATACCAAGCCACACAGTTTGGCTGATCTGCAGGTTCACCTGCTTCCTTGCTCCATTCAT
This region includes:
- the FAM118A gene encoding protein FAM118A isoform X6, which produces MDSVEKTTNRSEQKSSRKFLKSLIRKQPQELLLVIGTGVSAAVAPGIPALCSWRSCIEAIIEAAEQLEVLHPGDVAEFRRKVTKDGDLLVVAHDLIRKMSPRTGDTKPNFFQDCLLEVFDNLEQHIQSPLVLQSILSLMERGTMVLTTNYDNLLELFGQQHDKPMESLDLKDKSKVLQWARGHMKYGVLHIHGLYTDPCGMVLDPSGYKDVTQDPEVMEVLQNLYRTKSFLFVGCGETLRDQIFQALFLYSVPDRVALEHYMAVPKESEDHFFKHQADMLLHGVKVVSYGDCFDCFPGYVQDLATQICKRRSPGNACQDCAKRKLEENEIEVSKKLRQSDTDDAGGS